In a genomic window of Apteryx mantelli isolate bAptMan1 chromosome 2, bAptMan1.hap1, whole genome shotgun sequence:
- the ABRA gene encoding actin-binding Rho-activating protein codes for MAADSNTAPEEKPSTTPAKRAVRKIRTASLVISLARGWQQWASDHNIKQAQEPSGWVPSREDSSAQPLQERPFEKWPMPSVKKHQMKDDEKSSKESVTIRDVEKNSRESDEALKKLNIKSKEVTKTIVSKAYERGGDISLLSDRYENDNSSSEMIKLKEESSTIDKILSGKLSPTMRRKCSNLVSELTKGWKVMEQEDKVPRQELLLKCHDDSMDTVDSGYGEAEDRLELEDGDQEKVAAVRIKRPVPSLTSKFTEEITKKAHRKYSPVNSLKDKWQEWADEHIITQKLNPFSEEFDHELAMSTRLHKGDEGYGHPKEGTKTAERAKRAEAHIHREIRDMGFIIKTMAKPRHDGKIQVTFGELFERYVRISDKVVGILMRARKHGLVDFEGEMLWQGRDDHIIITLLE; via the exons ATGGCAGCAGACAGCAACACAGCTCCTGAAGAAAAGCCAAGTACTACTCCTGCAAAAAGGGCTGTCCGCAAGATCCGAACAGCCAGCCTAGTTATTAGCTTGGCACGAGGCTGGCAGCAGTGGGCTAGTGACCACAACATAAAGCAAGCGCAAGAGCCCTCTGGATGGGTACCCAGTAGAGAAGACTCATCAGCTCAGCCACTACAAGAAAGACCATTTGAAAAATGGCCAATGCCATCTGTTAAGAAGCACCAAATGAAAGATGATGAAAAATCCTCAAAGGAGTCAGTGACAATAAGAGATGTTGAAAAAAATTCAAGGGAGTcagatgaagccctcaaaaagcTGAACATAAAAAGCAAAGAGGTGACCAAAACAATTGTAAGTAAAGCCTATGAAAGAGGAGGTGATATTAGCCTCCTCAGTGATAGATATGAAAATGACAATAGTAGCTCTGAGATGATAAAGCTGAAAGAAGAATCAAGTACTATTGACAAAATTCTTAGTGGTAAATTATCTCCAACTATGAGGAGAAAGTGCTCAAACCTGGTGTCAGAGCTGACCAAGGGCTGGAAAGTGATGGAACAAGAGGACAAGGTCCCCAGGCAAGAGCTGCTACTTAAGTGCCACGATGACAGCATGGATACAGTGGACAGTGGCTATGGAGAAGCGGAGGACAGACTCGAGCTAGAAGATGGTGACCAAGAGAAAGTGGCTGCTGTGAGGATTAAACGACCTGTGCCATCTCT cacGAGCAAATTTACTGAAGAGATAACAAAGAAAGCTCACAGGAAATACAGCCCTGTTAATAGCCTGAAAGACAAATGGCAAGAATGGGCAGATGAGCATATCATAACGCAGAAGCTGAATCCCTTCAGCGAAGAATTTGACCACGAGCTGGCCATGTCCACACGCCTGCACAAAGGAGATGAAGGCTATGGCCATCCCAAGGAGGGAACCAAAACTGCAGAAAGGGCCAAGAGAGCCGAAGCCCACATTCACCGGGAGATCAGAGACATGGGCTTTATCATCAAAACAATGGCTAAGCCTCGGCATGATGGCAAGATCCAAGTCACTTTTGGGGAACTCTTCGAGAGATATGTTCGTATTTCAGATAAGGTTGTTGGGATTCTCATGAGAGCCAGAAAACATGGGCTGGTGGACTTTGAGGGAGAAATGTTATGGCAAGGCAGGGATGATCACATCATAATTACTCTATTAGAATAA